In one window of Leptospira sp. WS92.C1 DNA:
- a CDS encoding EAL domain-containing protein encodes MNGNQNSRDERRVSNPVILLVDDELIILRGLKEQLKLAFGKEYDIETAEDAESAWEILEEYIKKGIDVPVVICDQVMPGVKGDELLIRIHHKRPDIRKIMLTGQASADAVGNALNNANLYRYLSKPWDSNDLILTIREALKSYFKDISLWELNQELENILLFNRDTGLPNLESLRRELDARTAQEKRSTLAVIRIESSTSTTHHFGVGVYHKVLNQFLESLSSFLGESGKLFHLYQDEVAVLSEVDESKFHSLLVAFRILLRSEYIEADGISFRVNVSIGVAADLSGLYYKARIAMMNAAQNRELEFVFYSSTMDEGDQYQINLTLGRKLNDAVNAGNVIPYFQGIYDNQLEKITKFECLARIQEGNNVYSPVSFISIARSTGIIRMLTPIMIEKSLRYFSKYPEYSFSVNISESDLEKKGFALWVMSRLQFYGVTPDRLTLEILETDRLRGGERGLETIKELKECGCKIAIDDFGVDQSNFERLMEIDPDYIKIDGKFIEGIHLHKTPFLLTSAMTEMAHRIGAKVIAEFVVGKEEFDTVRTLGVEYCQGYYIMKPSAEIYPIPLQGD; translated from the coding sequence ATGAACGGAAACCAAAATTCTCGGGATGAAAGACGTGTGTCGAATCCAGTTATACTTCTTGTAGACGACGAGCTGATCATTCTGAGAGGTCTAAAGGAGCAGCTCAAACTCGCCTTTGGAAAAGAATACGATATAGAAACGGCGGAAGACGCTGAGTCTGCTTGGGAAATTTTAGAGGAATATATCAAAAAGGGGATCGATGTGCCCGTGGTGATCTGCGATCAGGTCATGCCGGGTGTTAAAGGCGACGAGTTGTTGATTCGAATTCATCACAAACGACCTGATATCAGAAAGATTATGCTGACAGGTCAGGCTTCCGCGGACGCAGTCGGGAACGCGCTGAACAACGCGAACTTATACCGTTATCTTTCAAAACCCTGGGATTCCAACGATTTGATCCTGACGATTCGGGAAGCTCTGAAATCCTATTTTAAGGATATTTCACTTTGGGAACTCAATCAAGAATTGGAGAACATACTTTTATTCAATCGAGACACCGGACTTCCCAATTTGGAAAGTCTGCGGAGGGAATTGGACGCAAGGACAGCGCAGGAAAAACGGTCTACTCTTGCGGTAATCAGAATCGAATCCTCCACTTCCACGACACATCATTTTGGTGTCGGAGTATATCATAAAGTACTCAATCAGTTCCTAGAGTCTCTTTCCAGTTTTCTTGGTGAATCCGGAAAATTATTTCATCTTTATCAGGACGAGGTTGCGGTTCTTTCGGAGGTCGACGAAAGCAAGTTTCATTCTCTTCTTGTTGCATTTCGAATCCTTCTCAGATCGGAGTATATCGAAGCGGACGGGATTTCATTTCGGGTGAACGTTTCCATCGGAGTCGCAGCGGATCTTTCAGGGCTTTATTACAAGGCGAGAATCGCCATGATGAACGCAGCACAGAATAGGGAGCTTGAATTCGTATTTTATTCAAGCACGATGGACGAAGGGGACCAGTATCAAATCAATCTGACTTTGGGAAGAAAACTAAATGACGCCGTTAACGCGGGTAATGTGATCCCGTATTTTCAAGGTATTTACGACAATCAACTTGAGAAAATTACAAAATTTGAATGTCTTGCAAGGATTCAGGAAGGGAATAATGTCTATTCCCCCGTGAGTTTTATCTCGATCGCGAGATCGACGGGTATCATTCGTATGCTCACTCCGATCATGATCGAAAAATCTCTACGATATTTTTCAAAATACCCCGAGTATTCTTTTTCGGTGAATATCTCCGAATCGGATCTTGAGAAAAAAGGGTTTGCTCTTTGGGTAATGAGTCGCTTGCAATTTTACGGAGTTACCCCAGATCGTTTGACCCTGGAAATTTTGGAAACCGATCGTTTGCGGGGAGGGGAAAGAGGGTTGGAGACGATCAAGGAGCTCAAAGAATGCGGTTGTAAAATCGCGATCGATGATTTTGGAGTGGATCAATCCAACTTCGAGAGGTTGATGGAGATTGATCCGGATTATATCAAGATCGACGGTAAATTTATAGAGGGAATTCATTTGCACAAAACTCCATTTCTTTTGACTTCTGCAATGACGGAGATGGCTCATCGGATCGGAGCTAAGGTAATTGCGGAATTCGTAGTCGGAAAAGAGGAATTTGATACAGTTCGTACTTTAGGTGTGGAATATTGTCAGGGTTATTATATCATGAAACCTTCTGCGGAAATCTATCCCATCCCGTTGCAGGGGGATTAG
- a CDS encoding response regulator translates to MDKAILFVDDEALILMSMKSQVKRHLGDGYRYETALDAGEAWQIIEELIHEDVRILIIISDWLMPNVKGDEFLRQVHSKYPDIQKVIVTGHADDSSIEALKKEINLRSYLKKPWDERELVSTITTALQS, encoded by the coding sequence GTGGATAAGGCAATTCTTTTTGTAGACGACGAAGCTCTGATCCTTATGAGCATGAAATCCCAAGTGAAACGTCATTTGGGAGACGGATACCGGTACGAAACTGCGTTAGACGCAGGCGAGGCTTGGCAGATCATAGAGGAACTCATTCATGAGGATGTAAGAATTTTGATCATCATATCCGATTGGCTGATGCCTAACGTCAAAGGTGACGAGTTTCTCAGACAAGTTCACAGTAAGTATCCTGATATCCAGAAAGTGATCGTAACCGGTCATGCGGACGACTCGTCGATCGAAGCGCTCAAAAAAGAAATCAATCTGCGTTCTTATTTAAAAAAACCGTGGGATGAGAGGGAGTTGGTTTCCACAATCACGACCGCTCTTCAAAGTTAG
- a CDS encoding peroxidase family protein, with protein MILVNFENEKEITLSENAPPATLLEISLKNGIAHTHACGGNARCSTCRVLVLENPSNLSAPEQKEKDLSLKKGFPESVRLACQAKIQGDVRIRRIVLDDEDYNLTIPGSPTISGEEKEIAILFSDIRDFTTFSESHLPYDVIHILNRYFYKMGDIVLKHGGTIDKYIGDGLMALFGVNGGSPEEVCLSALRAAKEMELELYSLNEYLKSHFHTSFKIGVGVHYGSCILGQLGHPANMSYTAIGDSVNTASRIESKTKKAGVSVLISESFYKQIKTRVRKGKVFSTQIKGKTGNYKLYEIREIRAKTSLDSWEEAKNYLRKVILVRQTGSWLKLVYHLACLFDSNANWLGLRAAADFKNFKNLPENEDVISNLDQLIESRKSFILKTGISYSLADFLALAGTVALEKSGGPRIQIQAGRKDEPADSIQQILPLGMKTQKDQLPCLQKMSLEIRDLVTISGARTIGWLGTESFTANPYYFDNSYFHVLLKAGLEGPLLISNDRELLKNDESRALVLEYALNQSKFFEDFTATYLQLTSY; from the coding sequence ATGATCCTCGTAAATTTTGAGAACGAAAAAGAAATCACTTTATCCGAAAACGCTCCTCCAGCTACATTGTTGGAAATCAGTCTTAAAAATGGAATTGCTCATACCCACGCTTGTGGGGGCAATGCCAGATGTTCCACCTGCCGTGTTTTAGTATTGGAAAATCCCTCCAATCTCTCCGCACCCGAACAAAAGGAAAAAGATCTCTCTCTCAAAAAGGGGTTCCCCGAATCCGTACGATTAGCCTGTCAGGCAAAGATCCAAGGCGATGTTCGAATCCGTAGAATTGTTTTAGACGACGAAGATTATAATCTTACAATACCGGGATCGCCTACAATTTCGGGAGAGGAAAAAGAAATCGCGATTCTTTTTAGCGATATCAGAGATTTTACCACGTTTTCCGAATCTCATCTTCCTTATGACGTAATTCACATTCTCAATCGTTACTTCTATAAAATGGGTGATATCGTTTTAAAACACGGAGGAACAATCGATAAATACATCGGCGACGGACTGATGGCTCTTTTCGGAGTGAACGGAGGTTCTCCCGAAGAAGTTTGTCTTTCCGCACTTCGGGCTGCCAAGGAGATGGAACTCGAGCTCTATTCCTTAAACGAGTATCTCAAATCGCATTTTCATACATCGTTTAAAATCGGAGTCGGAGTACATTATGGAAGCTGCATATTAGGACAACTCGGCCATCCGGCTAACATGTCTTATACTGCGATTGGAGATTCCGTCAATACGGCGAGCAGAATCGAATCGAAAACCAAAAAAGCGGGAGTCAGCGTGTTGATCTCAGAATCGTTTTACAAACAGATAAAAACGAGAGTCCGCAAAGGAAAGGTATTCTCCACACAAATCAAAGGTAAAACCGGAAACTACAAACTTTATGAGATTCGCGAAATTCGCGCAAAGACAAGTCTGGACTCGTGGGAAGAAGCCAAAAATTATCTTCGAAAAGTCATTTTGGTCCGTCAAACAGGAAGCTGGCTAAAGCTTGTATATCACCTGGCTTGTCTTTTCGATTCAAACGCAAACTGGCTCGGCCTGCGAGCTGCAGCCGATTTTAAAAACTTCAAAAATCTGCCCGAGAACGAAGATGTGATTTCCAATCTGGATCAATTGATAGAATCAAGGAAATCTTTTATCCTCAAAACGGGGATCTCTTATTCGTTGGCGGATTTTTTGGCTCTTGCGGGAACGGTGGCGCTTGAAAAATCGGGCGGTCCAAGAATTCAAATTCAAGCCGGTAGAAAGGACGAACCGGCGGATTCCATTCAACAAATTTTACCCTTGGGAATGAAAACCCAAAAAGATCAGTTGCCTTGTTTGCAAAAAATGAGTTTAGAAATTCGAGATTTGGTCACAATATCGGGAGCACGGACCATTGGTTGGTTGGGGACAGAGTCTTTTACCGCGAATCCGTATTATTTCGATAACAGTTACTTTCACGTTCTTCTAAAAGCGGGACTGGAAGGACCGCTACTGATCTCAAATGATCGAGAGTTGCTCAAAAACGACGAGTCCAGAGCGCTTGTTTTAGAATACGCACTCAATCAGTCTAAATTTTTTGAGGATTTTACAGCGACCTATCTCCAATTGACTTCTTATTAA
- a CDS encoding PAS domain S-box protein, protein MNTQEDSFQNLKYKYEEAEKKILSLKKEIEEKESLKEKLLQYRLGFEAVTTAVSREIINLPFHEIEKTINSGLERLGLFLNMQRATIVFYNGDYSKRKVIYEWIHPQTKIQTSNLNQNETIDSHSFITSEMKKRRIAKIKKVEDLPSEAKSDRDMLQKNGIRSYIAIPLMIGGILKGRMGFGSEEIGIFKEPDLDHLENQLLGNFAEIISNALERKRVEEELKQERDLLSSVMENSPTSIVVLNPKGKILYANRSSEFILGIKIEDIAARSYNSDQWESTSLDGSEWKEEDQPFTQVMKTGRPVYDIRHAIVTSSKKIKYLSVNGAPIKDRNGRIQSLVFLVTDITENVLKERALIASEDRYRTVAEQTGSMVYDCNLVTRKITWAGALFSLTGFTIEEFSDFTIDIWFDYIHPDDLERIIKELEEAMEKHTKFRSIYRFKTKYGGYVLVEDRGVFLYDQADQPFRMLGAMIDVTEKKKAEEKLKESEERLRLALNAANMGTWSWDIDEDRVTWSDKTFQIFRTKPEDFRGNLESVLKTAHPDDRNRIEKLLNDAIAENTEEDDIYYQQRILLPEGEIVWLEAKAKLFRDKDSKPLRIVGTVTDITERKRAEEELKTSELRFQTFYKFSNESIVLMEAGKIKIKDSNPAFQKLFGYSAEEALGIDLKDLLSRKSLKEMLQKRRLLKNQDSIEVEAKKKNGNLFPAIISQRSFISKGRIFYTINIIDTTAFKEAEELRTVNNEIRVRNRLIEIQKEELENTLENLKKTQSQLIQSEKMAALGQLMAGIAHEINNPIGAVQASNQNIQECLKQFRSLLPGVQVAMGSLNSEMRKLSEEFIEKAIQSNEHFTGMEQRNRKKTISSTLEFKNIPHQLATSYADTLVDMGIGELPEKFIPLLLLKESALILEYSSLESFFFRNTKTIQIAVDRISKILYALKNFSHFDITGERIPASVKDTIETVLTIYQNQLKKGVELQRDFEDVPPILCFPDDLLHIWTNLIYNSLQAMQFKGSILLRLKKIESELMIEVTDSGPGIPNEIQKRIFEPFFTTKAPGEGSGLGLDIVKKIVQKHEGRIELESNPGKTSFKIYLPILS, encoded by the coding sequence ATGAACACCCAAGAAGATTCTTTCCAAAATCTAAAATACAAATACGAAGAGGCGGAAAAAAAAATTCTATCTTTGAAAAAAGAAATCGAAGAAAAAGAATCTCTAAAAGAAAAACTTCTCCAATACAGACTCGGATTCGAAGCCGTGACAACGGCCGTCTCGAGAGAAATCATCAATCTTCCCTTTCACGAAATCGAAAAAACGATAAACTCAGGACTCGAAAGGCTCGGGCTTTTTCTCAATATGCAAAGAGCGACTATCGTGTTCTACAATGGCGATTATTCCAAAAGAAAAGTGATCTACGAATGGATTCATCCGCAAACTAAAATTCAAACCAGCAATCTCAATCAAAACGAAACGATCGATTCGCATAGTTTTATTACATCCGAGATGAAAAAAAGAAGAATCGCAAAGATAAAAAAAGTCGAAGACCTTCCGTCCGAAGCGAAATCAGATCGAGATATGCTTCAAAAAAACGGAATCCGGTCGTATATCGCGATTCCGCTAATGATCGGAGGGATTTTAAAAGGAAGAATGGGATTCGGTTCCGAAGAAATAGGAATTTTCAAAGAACCCGATCTGGATCATTTGGAGAATCAGCTTCTCGGAAACTTTGCGGAGATCATCAGTAACGCACTCGAACGCAAAAGAGTGGAAGAAGAATTAAAACAGGAAAGAGATCTTCTTTCCTCCGTTATGGAGAACAGTCCCACATCAATCGTCGTACTCAATCCAAAAGGAAAAATTCTCTACGCAAACCGGAGTTCGGAATTCATACTCGGAATCAAAATCGAAGATATCGCAGCCAGAAGTTACAATTCGGATCAATGGGAATCCACTTCTTTGGATGGAAGCGAATGGAAGGAAGAAGATCAACCGTTTACGCAGGTTATGAAAACGGGTAGGCCCGTATACGACATCCGTCACGCAATCGTGACTTCCTCTAAAAAGATCAAATATCTTTCGGTCAACGGAGCACCCATCAAAGATCGAAACGGAAGGATTCAGTCCCTCGTTTTTTTGGTGACCGATATCACCGAAAATGTTCTGAAAGAAAGGGCATTGATAGCGAGCGAAGACAGATACAGAACCGTCGCGGAACAAACCGGAAGCATGGTCTACGACTGCAATCTAGTCACAAGAAAAATTACCTGGGCGGGCGCCTTATTTTCCCTCACCGGGTTCACAATCGAAGAATTCAGCGATTTCACTATAGATATTTGGTTCGATTATATCCATCCCGACGATCTGGAACGGATCATAAAAGAACTGGAAGAAGCCATGGAGAAACACACAAAGTTTCGTTCCATATATCGCTTTAAAACAAAATATGGCGGCTACGTACTCGTTGAGGATCGAGGGGTTTTTCTTTACGATCAGGCGGATCAGCCTTTTAGAATGTTGGGCGCGATGATCGATGTCACCGAAAAGAAAAAAGCGGAGGAAAAGCTCAAGGAAAGCGAGGAAAGACTTCGTCTCGCACTCAATGCGGCAAACATGGGAACCTGGAGCTGGGATATCGACGAAGACAGGGTTACTTGGTCCGATAAAACGTTTCAAATTTTCAGAACCAAACCTGAGGACTTCCGTGGGAATCTGGAATCTGTCTTGAAAACCGCACACCCGGACGATAGAAATCGGATCGAAAAACTTTTAAACGATGCCATCGCGGAAAATACCGAGGAAGATGACATATATTATCAACAAAGAATATTACTTCCTGAAGGGGAAATTGTTTGGTTGGAAGCAAAAGCAAAACTCTTTCGAGATAAAGATTCAAAACCTCTTCGTATCGTTGGAACCGTAACCGATATTACCGAAAGAAAACGGGCGGAAGAAGAACTCAAAACTTCCGAGTTGAGATTTCAAACATTTTATAAGTTTTCAAACGAGTCCATTGTTTTGATGGAAGCGGGTAAGATAAAAATTAAGGATTCCAATCCTGCGTTTCAAAAATTATTCGGTTATTCTGCGGAAGAGGCTCTCGGAATCGATTTAAAGGATTTGCTTTCGAGAAAATCCCTCAAAGAAATGCTGCAAAAAAGACGTTTATTAAAAAACCAGGATTCTATCGAAGTCGAAGCCAAAAAGAAAAATGGAAATTTATTTCCGGCGATTATCAGCCAGAGAAGTTTTATCAGCAAAGGACGTATTTTCTATACCATCAACATCATCGATACCACGGCGTTTAAGGAAGCCGAAGAGCTCAGAACCGTAAACAACGAAATTCGGGTCAGAAACAGACTGATAGAAATTCAAAAGGAGGAATTGGAAAACACATTAGAAAATTTGAAAAAAACGCAGTCTCAATTGATTCAATCCGAAAAAATGGCCGCCCTCGGTCAATTGATGGCGGGAATCGCCCATGAAATCAACAATCCTATCGGAGCTGTTCAGGCTTCCAATCAAAACATTCAAGAATGTCTCAAACAATTTCGATCTTTGCTTCCCGGTGTTCAAGTCGCTATGGGAAGCTTGAATTCGGAAATGAGAAAGCTTTCCGAGGAATTTATCGAAAAAGCGATCCAAAGCAACGAACACTTTACCGGAATGGAACAAAGAAACCGGAAGAAAACAATTTCAAGTACATTAGAATTTAAGAATATCCCGCATCAACTCGCAACTTCCTATGCGGATACTCTAGTCGATATGGGAATCGGGGAACTTCCCGAAAAATTTATCCCTCTTCTTTTGTTAAAAGAATCGGCTCTTATCCTGGAGTATTCCTCATTGGAATCCTTCTTTTTTAGAAATACAAAAACGATTCAGATTGCCGTCGATCGGATTTCGAAAATTCTATATGCCCTCAAAAACTTTTCACACTTCGACATTACCGGAGAAAGAATACCGGCTTCTGTCAAGGATACGATCGAGACCGTATTGACCATCTATCAAAACCAATTAAAAAAGGGCGTCGAGTTACAACGGGATTTCGAAGATGTACCGCCTATTCTTTGTTTTCCGGACGATCTATTGCATATCTGGACAAATCTGATCTACAATTCCTTACAGGCGATGCAGTTTAAGGGGTCCATACTTCTTCGTTTGAAAAAGATAGAATCGGAATTGATGATCGAAGTGACCGATAGCGGTCCCGGTATTCCGAACGAAATTCAAAAAAGAATTTTTGAACCTTTTTTTACCACAAAGGCCCCGGGAGAAGGAAGCGGATTGGGTTTGGATATTGTCAAAAAAATTGTGCAAAAACACGAAGGGAGAATCGAACTCGAAAGTAATCCCGGAAAAACTTCCTTTAAAATTTATTTGCCCATTCTTTCTTAA